Genomic DNA from Garra rufa chromosome 18, GarRuf1.0, whole genome shotgun sequence:
tatcatcacttttgatcaatttaaagcattcttgctaaataaaagtcttgatttctacaatttctttcctaaaaaaaaaattatactgactccaagcttttgaatggcatagtgtataatgttacaaaagctttttatttccaataaatgAGATCttaggatctttctattcattaaagaatcctgaaaaaaattactcaactgttttaaatactactaataataattaatatgtcttgaacagcaaatcagcatattagaatgatttctagaggatcacgtgacactgaagactgtagtaatgatgctaaaaatgtagctttgatcacaggaataaattacattttaaaacatattcaatagaaaacagttatttaaatataaaaatataaactttggcacaaacaaatgcaggcttggtgaacagtagagacttctttaaaaaaaaacattaaaaatcttactgttcagatatttttaatgaaaccccAGAAGTTTTGGTCCCTCCGTCGAAAGTACAAGTAACTAAACCTTAGATGATCCCTTATCTTCTTGATTCATGTGGATTCAATTTACAACAGCTTTATGATCTTTTTAGATATTCTAGATTTTGGCTACCTAGACTTTCAATGGAAGCACAGAAACCTCTTCAGGTCTTCATTTGcgttttaaaggtaatcaaagtaaatgatgacagaatattcattatTGGGAAACTCTCTCTTTGTTGAGTCCTTTAAAGAGGTGTTTTACACAAAGGTTGGCCAAGAGTGGTTTAAAACCTTAAACAGGTTACATTTATATAGGCTTCTTTCAATCAAACTGAAGAAAACTAAAAGGATAGGAGAAAAATACAAGAAACTTTTAACTCACCCATCCTCCTTGGCTTTGAATCCAGGGCTGAATTTTGTTGTCTAGGTAGACGGTCATCCATTCTGCGATACTTCCCACCAGCGGGCTCATCTCCTTCTCCACACACTCGACGCACAGAGCCCCTCCGAAGGCAAACAGTCCCACGATGCGGCCCCAGTTGACTCCGTCGCGGAACACCTCATCCATCACGCTCTCGAAGCTCTGGTACGCCGTGGCGGGCGTGATGTGGAGCTGTGAGGACAGGTCGTTGAAAGCTTGGGAATAACGCAGCTCAAACTCGTTGGCAGAATCGCGAAGTGCCTCCTTTACCGCGTCCAGACCCCCAGTCCCATTCGTCTGACGCTGAGGGGTTGAAGCGGGGGATCTCGGTGGGGTCCCAGTGGAACCAGTACTTGTTCCGTTTAGGGAGCCATTAACGAGGGTGGTCGTCCCTGCTGCTGCCTCCTCCTCATCATTCCCTTCCGCCGCATCAGTCCGATTTGTGTTTTCTGTGAATTCAATGTGGTTGTAAGGGTAGTTCCTCTGCGAGAGTttgtatttgataaaaaataccaCCAGTTCTCGGTTGTAGTAAGACATAATTCACGTCGTTGCTCGTCGTTCTCCAAAGTGTCTGGATATCCACTCGCTCGTTCTTAGAACACAGTGCACACCCTCGCGTCCTTCTCAGGCTTCTGCCGACGCTCAGGGATGGTGCAATGGCTCATACCCTGTGGTAAGACAACAGTGCAATGAATTGATCCGTAAATACGCAATCATCTTCACAAACAAGGAGAGGAGGGGGTCAGGGTGAAACTTTGGAAGAGGTTAAGGGGCACTGAagataaacagtttttttttccatCGTCTAAAGCCCTCTTACTTATTGGAGAGGCTTGATCAAAGGAACAGATGGTAGCCTCTCATCACCTGCCTCCTACGAAAAACACGGACAATATCCTCTCTCCCCCTGTCCAAGACGTGGCTAAACGTACAGTGACCTTGACATGAGTGAATTTTAAACAGCAGGGGGCATGGACAGCAAAAGCGTGGATAGAATTATGATTCCCTCATTTCAGCAAACCAATAACGGACCTTAATTGTGGCGCCAGAAGATCCAGCCAAGAGTCGCAGACAAAAGACACCCAAGGTGGTTTTCATAAAGAACGCCTGACAACTCTTATAATCATAAAGGATCTTCATGTAATTGTATAATCGTTGCTCATCAAACAGAACAGACTGAAATTAACGCATTCATTTATAATgacataaatgtattatttagtgctgtcaaaattagcgtGTTAACGCAGGTGattcatttttttcagtttaatggcgttaaaaatatttattgcagtTAACGCAGGGGCGGGGGCTAgggttggccaccccactcacaactgctgcttgtatcttttttttcttgACACAACTGCAGAATGTCTTTACGACCACATCAAGCGTGAGACTTTTCAGAAGCGCACTCCAACTTCACTTCAGCACCAGGCGCTATTCAAACAAGCACGGAAAAGTTACAGGTGACAAGGGAGCTTtagtagaacaacagtgaactgcgGTCAGATGGgatgttgtcaggccatatgtcagtaaaaatGAATTTACCTGTCCGGTCAGCCAGTAAATAATGggtttttgtgaatttttttttaagttcgcttaaattagaagttgttgttgttgtttttcaaagtttaataaatgttaaaatgttaaaatttccAGCTCTCAAATATACTGTAAtattgaatggctatagtcaatggttaaatatagAGCGtttgtcacggtttggtcagttaactggatgcgtggccatattggagatactcgg
This window encodes:
- the bcl2l1 gene encoding bcl-2-like protein 1, which produces MSYYNRELVVFFIKYKLSQRNYPYNHIEFTENTNRTDAAEGNDEEEAAAGTTTLVNGSLNGTSTGSTGTPPRSPASTPQRQTNGTGGLDAVKEALRDSANEFELRYSQAFNDLSSQLHITPATAYQSFESVMDEVFRDGVNWGRIVGLFAFGGALCVECVEKEMSPLVGSIAEWMTVYLDNKIQPWIQSQGGWERFAEIFGKDAAAESRKSQENFKKWLLAGMTLLTGFVVGSLIAQKRL